The following nucleotide sequence is from Nitratidesulfovibrio termitidis HI1.
GGCTCCGCATCCGAACGGGCGGATGCTCGTCGTGGAGCCGCAGAAGAACCGTCGGACCCGCACCCGACGGAACACCGGGAACACTTGAACCTTCGCTGACGGCCCGGCGAGGGGCCACGAAGGGCTGCACCTGTGTAGCTTACATGCATGGGGCAGTCAACGCCGCCTGTGCGCACAGTGAAAATGTTGGCGCGGGTTTTGTCAACTAGATTCCTCGGAAATGTTGCATTGCCCTGGGCTGTAGTAACACGTGCATTTGAATGGTTGATCAATTCAATTTCATTTGTCGTGCTCTGACAGCAAGGTGGCGCAAAAAACGAAGACGGCCCCACAATGGGGCCGTCTCGTGAGGAGTGTTCCGTTGCTCACCTTGCGCACCGAGGGCGCCGACGAACCTGTCCAGGAAAGCGTGAAGGAGGCAGGCGGAGTGCGTCGGGCCGGTTTGTTTGGCCAAGCAATCAATAGCTAGCATCGTGAGGGCGACACGTCAAGGGCGGCAGGGTGTGCCGTTTGGTGGCGGGGGCTGTGCCTTGTCTGGAGATAGCGGCGCTGAGATGTGCACTTTTCCTGACGCGGGCAGTTGGGGAAGCCGGTTTGGCATACCGCGAATTGACTGATTAAACAAACAAGACGGCTCCCGTGAAAGGGAGCCGCCTCGGAGAGGAGTGTACTGATGCCAGGAGAGCTTGACCGGTAGGTGCATACCGGAGGGTGGATGGTGCAGATCGCGCCCTAAGCTGACTGGGTAATCAATCAGTGCGAAGAAACTATAGTACCCACTCGGGTGGGTGTCAACACTTCACCGCCTGTCAAGATGAAATTGCACGAATTTCATTGCGCCATTCGGCAAGGCAGCCTTCTATGAAGGCGTACACGGCGGCCTGCTCCTCCTTGCCGTTGCCGGAAACGGCAAGGGGGGCGGCAAAGCGGAAGTGCACCGTGCGCTGGGGGCGGATGGGGCCAAAATCCTTGATGGGCCAGCCGGTGCCCCAGGCATCGCTCTTCAGGGCCAGCGGCACCACGGGCACACCGGCACGGCGCGCCAGCTTGACCCCGATGGAGTTGAAGGTCTTCGGGTCCAGGGTGTCGCTGCGCGTGGCCTGCGGAAAGATGATGACGGAAATTCCTCGCTTCAGCCGTTCCTCGCCGCCTTCCAGCACGGCAGCCAGATCGTCGCGCGGGTTCACGCGTCCCACGGTGATAGGATCGCGCGTGCGCAGCACATGCTTGAACACAGGGTAGTCGGCCAGGCTCTGCTTGACCACGAAGGTCACATCCTTGTGCGGCTGGATGATGGAGGGCAGCACGAAGGTTTCCAGCGTGCTCATGTGGTTGCCCACGAACACGCACGGCCCTTCCAGGCGTGTGAAATGTTCCATGCCTTCTATGAGCAGGCGCACCCCGGTGCGCTCCAGCGCGCGGACCACCTCCAGACTGCTGCCCACCCACGCCGCAGCAGGATATTCCCCACGCACGGCCGCTGCCGCCGCGCGGCACACGATGCCTGCCATCATCGGGTAGTAGGCAAGTGTGGGAAACATCCGGGCGATGGGGCCAGCCGCGTCGGCAGGGGTGGTGTATGTATCGCCCTTGAACGGCACGGGCATGTCAGGCACGGGTATGTTGGGCACGGGCATGTTGGGAGTGGGGATGTCGGCGTTGGTCATGTAGGTATCCCTTTGCGGTCTTGTCGGCACGTGGCGCGCGGCTGCGGCATGAACTGGAGCGGAAAACGTGCGCTGCACCGCCGTATATCCCGGCGGCAGGGAAAGGAAAATACCTTTTGCGGGCGGTTGGATGGCTGATGGATACCGCAGGGGCATTCGCCGGGGCGCGGCGTTTTCCGGTTCCTTCTTCACTTGCCGGAAATTCAGGCCGCCCGCGATTGACGAACGGGATTCGTTCGGTCGGTCAAAGCCATACCGGCGTGCGGTCAGGACGCGGCGCTTTCCTGCTCCTTTTTCACTTGCCGGAAATTCAGCCCGCCCGCGTCCAGACCCCGCCCGGAATCGTAGATGCCCACGGTGCGGTCGGTGAACTGCACGCTGCGGGCGCGGCGGTAATAGCGCAGCATGTTGCGATAGTCCGCCTCGTAGCTGCGACCCTGCCAGCCTTCGCAACGCACCACGGCAAGCTCGCGGGTCATGCACAGGCACAGCGGGTCGATGTTGCTCTGCCACACCGGATCGCGTCCTTCCTCGATCACCGGCAGGTAGGCGGCCTTGTGGGCCAGGCTTACGTCGATGCGCGCGATGAGCAGGTCCACGTCCGGGTATGCTTCATAGATGAGGAATGCTTCCGGCGTCAGCGAGTTGTCGTCGTCCAGGAACAGGATGCGCCTGCCGCGCGCGGCCCGCAGCAGGCCATTGCGGATGGCGTTGCCGTAGTCCTTGTCGGGCCGGAAGTCGAACCAGCGCACGAAGCCGTCGGGCCGCACCCGTTCACCCTTCACGCCGTCAAAGCCGATCAGCATTTCCGTGTCGCCGGGGGCCAACTCGGCCCGTTCCATGGCCGCCCGCACGCTGTCGATGGCCAGCCCCAAGGCTACCGGACGGTCGCCTCTGCTGGGGGTGATGATGGAATATCGCGGCGTGGTTTCGGGCATGGGAGGTTCCGGCGGGTTTGGCGCGTCGTGCGGTTGCGGTGGGCGGTGCGTCCGGTCTGGCAAGCCGGGTGGCAATGCGGCGTTGCGGGGCCGCTACTCGCTGCGCGGCTTGCGCTGGCGGACCAGCCTGCGCCACCAGTTGGACAACCGCTGCTCGTCGCCATGTTCCTTGGGCTGGTAGAAACGGCGTTCCGTCAGGCCGTCGGGCAGGTAGTCCTGCTCTATCCAGCCGTCCGGATAGTTGTGGGGGTACTTGTACCCCTTGCCGTAGCCCCAGTCCTTCTGCAGCTTGGTGGCGGCGTTGCGCAGGTGCATGGGCACGGGCTGCGGGCCGTTCAGCTTTACCTCTCGCGCGGCGTTGAGGTAGGCGGCGTAGCTGGAATTGCTCTTGCGGGCCAGCGCCAGGTGCACCACGGTCTGGGCCATGGGAATGAACCCTTCCGGCATGCCCACGAATTCAACGGCCTGCTGGCAGGCCACGGCCAGCGGCAGGGCCTGCGGGTCGGCCAGGCCCACGTCTTCCGACGCGGAAAGAATCAGCCTGCGGCACACGAAGCGCGGATCCTCGCCGCCTTCCAGCAGGCAGGCCAGGTAATACAGGGCCGCGTCCGGGTCGCTGCCGCGTATGGACTTGATGAGTGCGGAAGCCAGTTCGTAGTGGCTGTCGCCGTCCTTGTCGTGACGGCTGACGATTTCCGGCATGGCGGCGCGCACGCCGTCCAGCCCCCGGTTTTCTTCGGGCAGCCCGGCCACGTATTCCACCAGGTTCAGCATGGCGCGGGCGTCGCCGTGGGCCATGCCGGACAGAAAGTCCAGCACGTCGTCAGTCAGCGGGGCTTCCTGGGCAGTGCCGCCGCGCCTGCCGAGTTCCATCAGTTCCTCGCGGCCCAGCGGACGCAACCGCATGACATGCAGCCGCGACAGCAACTGGCGGGTCACGCTGAAGGACGGATTTTCGGTGGTGGTGGCGATCATGGTGATTTCGCCGCTTTCCAGGATGGGCAGGAAAAAGTCCTGCTGGGCCTTGGAGAAGCGGTGCAACTCGTCCAGCACCAGCACGTCCACCCCGGACAGCGCGCGGCGCAGTTGCTGCAATCCGGCCTCGGGCGCGCTAAGGCGCAACACCTTGGTGCCGTG
It contains:
- a CDS encoding lysophospholipid acyltransferase family protein, whose amino-acid sequence is MTNADIPTPNMPVPNIPVPDMPVPFKGDTYTTPADAAGPIARMFPTLAYYPMMAGIVCRAAAAAVRGEYPAAAWVGSSLEVVRALERTGVRLLIEGMEHFTRLEGPCVFVGNHMSTLETFVLPSIIQPHKDVTFVVKQSLADYPVFKHVLRTRDPITVGRVNPRDDLAAVLEGGEERLKRGISVIIFPQATRSDTLDPKTFNSIGVKLARRAGVPVVPLALKSDAWGTGWPIKDFGPIRPQRTVHFRFAAPLAVSGNGKEEQAAVYAFIEGCLAEWRNEIRAISS
- a CDS encoding replication-associated recombination protein A yields the protein MTLKQPLPERIRPSTLDGFVGQTHLTPRIAALLRAERLPSLLLFGPPGCGKSTLALLLANAHGTKVLRLSAPEAGLQQLRRALSGVDVLVLDELHRFSKAQQDFFLPILESGEITMIATTTENPSFSVTRQLLSRLHVMRLRPLGREELMELGRRGGTAQEAPLTDDVLDFLSGMAHGDARAMLNLVEYVAGLPEENRGLDGVRAAMPEIVSRHDKDGDSHYELASALIKSIRGSDPDAALYYLACLLEGGEDPRFVCRRLILSASEDVGLADPQALPLAVACQQAVEFVGMPEGFIPMAQTVVHLALARKSNSSYAAYLNAAREVKLNGPQPVPMHLRNAATKLQKDWGYGKGYKYPHNYPDGWIEQDYLPDGLTERRFYQPKEHGDEQRLSNWWRRLVRQRKPRSE
- a CDS encoding glycosyl transferase family 2, which gives rise to MPETTPRYSIITPSRGDRPVALGLAIDSVRAAMERAELAPGDTEMLIGFDGVKGERVRPDGFVRWFDFRPDKDYGNAIRNGLLRAARGRRILFLDDDNSLTPEAFLIYEAYPDVDLLIARIDVSLAHKAAYLPVIEEGRDPVWQSNIDPLCLCMTRELAVVRCEGWQGRSYEADYRNMLRYYRRARSVQFTDRTVGIYDSGRGLDAGGLNFRQVKKEQESAAS